One window of the Persephonella sp. genome contains the following:
- the thyX gene encoding FAD-dependent thymidylate synthase, giving the protein MLITEIFSLEDFRESIPFTAIGARTCYSSGDLNYLLNDPRVVSREDRAKFLSKLGNYKHFSVFGHSFAYKDLSQLPEELINKYIPATVKNLPKEEKARVLATLIAATKFKSYYNPEYPTVIGVSLRHYLEDMLEKSEDEYFKTFEKMAEFDIPIQPLGQRENTTLIGLLREYDGYAVFYIDNVSRTMTHQLVRHTALNYSQRSQRYVREDQNLLIIPPSVEQSEISVNGNNLKDSFLSIISYLKEQINNSDAKESLKSQAVERINRFLEEFKNKQDISLKDLFLLTDQLSEAVYDFAVYNGKIKREDARFILPHGRKTTIVVSGTLSWIKDFITKRTDPHAQWEIQKVARQMKELLNEQGIDV; this is encoded by the coding sequence ATGCTAATAACAGAAATTTTTTCTTTGGAGGATTTCAGGGAGAGTATTCCTTTTACTGCTATAGGGGCAAGAACATGCTATTCCTCAGGGGACTTAAATTATCTGCTAAACGACCCACGGGTAGTTAGCCGTGAAGACAGGGCAAAATTTTTGTCAAAGCTTGGAAACTATAAGCATTTTAGCGTTTTTGGACATTCTTTTGCCTATAAGGATTTGTCCCAACTACCTGAAGAACTGATAAACAAATATATACCGGCTACAGTAAAAAATCTTCCAAAAGAAGAAAAGGCAAGGGTACTTGCCACTTTAATTGCCGCAACGAAATTTAAATCCTATTACAATCCTGAATATCCAACGGTTATTGGGGTTTCCCTGAGACATTACCTTGAAGACATGCTGGAAAAAAGCGAAGATGAATATTTTAAAACTTTTGAGAAAATGGCAGAGTTTGATATACCGATACAGCCACTTGGACAAAGGGAAAATACCACCCTTATAGGACTGCTCAGGGAATATGACGGCTATGCAGTTTTTTATATAGACAATGTTTCCAGAACAATGACCCATCAGCTTGTAAGACATACAGCATTAAATTACAGCCAGAGAAGCCAGAGGTATGTTCGGGAAGACCAGAATTTGCTTATAATTCCTCCATCTGTTGAGCAGTCTGAAATTTCTGTTAATGGAAACAATCTAAAAGATAGCTTTTTATCTATCATCTCATACCTGAAAGAGCAGATAAACAACAGCGACGCAAAAGAAAGCCTGAAATCTCAGGCTGTAGAGCGTATAAATAGATTTTTAGAAGAGTTTAAAAATAAACAGGATATATCCCTTAAGGATTTATTTCTCCTTACAGACCAGCTTTCTGAGGCTGTTTATGATTTTGCTGTTTATAATGGCAAAATAAAAAGGGAAGATGCCAGATTTATATTACCCCATGGAAGAAAAACAACAATAGTTGTTTCTGGAACACTAAGCTGGATAAAAGATTTCATAACAAAAAGAACAGACCCCCATGCCCAATGGGAAATCCAGAAAGTAGCAAGGCAGATGAAAGAGCTTCTCAATGAGCAGGGAATAGATGTTTAA
- a CDS encoding AarF/UbiB family protein: MFKKKIKLAKRFKEISLTLSKLGFYNIYEYFKLLFGLEVEPGVKPRKIREALEKLGPSFIKLGQILSTRPDIVPVYIIDELIKLQDRVAPIDFEIIEEILKRNYGDRLYEIFSDIDPKPLASASISQVHTGYLQNGDKVAVKVRRPGLEELIELDAQLMEMVVNFLEKHFPSVKDFNLKGVIHQFRRVTLQEADFSIEAQNIKIFQENFKDYEGFKIPKCYYDISTPEVLITEFIEGTKISDIETLDKKGLDRVELAKRLTDAYFKMVFKDGVYHADPHPGNLFVLDDGTIVAVDFGMIGFLSKTKKKYFFDYIIAVITLDLNLAIQFYEGFNMFTPYTDFNTFETDLQFFLEKYHNKKLEEIDLKEMIEDIIEFVRENRLRLPNDVAYLGKAALNLEGTVRKLDPAFNPTERLRNFIGTPTKDYIFEKISEVRDAAELYFYLIFKIEHLYRLILRERMTFQIVFKDLEELQTFYKLQTGKIAFAILFVGLLIASALFYSVQKETTGLIFLILAFITGIISLYRAFRF, encoded by the coding sequence ATGTTTAAGAAAAAAATAAAACTGGCTAAGCGATTTAAAGAGATATCCTTAACCCTTTCAAAATTAGGTTTTTATAATATTTATGAATATTTTAAACTCCTTTTCGGTCTTGAGGTTGAACCGGGGGTAAAACCCAGAAAAATCAGGGAAGCACTGGAAAAACTGGGACCCTCTTTTATAAAACTGGGGCAGATTCTCAGCACAAGACCTGACATTGTTCCTGTTTACATAATAGATGAGTTGATAAAGCTCCAAGACAGAGTTGCACCGATAGATTTTGAAATTATCGAGGAAATTTTAAAAAGAAATTACGGAGATAGACTTTATGAAATATTTTCTGATATAGACCCTAAGCCTCTTGCCTCAGCATCAATATCACAGGTGCATACCGGATATTTACAAAATGGGGATAAGGTTGCCGTTAAGGTAAGAAGACCTGGACTTGAAGAGCTAATAGAACTTGATGCCCAGCTTATGGAAATGGTTGTAAATTTTCTGGAAAAACATTTTCCATCTGTTAAGGATTTTAATCTTAAAGGAGTAATACACCAGTTTAGAAGGGTTACACTTCAAGAAGCTGATTTTTCTATTGAAGCCCAGAATATAAAAATATTTCAAGAAAACTTTAAAGATTATGAAGGTTTTAAAATTCCCAAGTGTTACTACGATATATCAACCCCTGAAGTCCTGATAACAGAGTTCATAGAAGGAACAAAAATATCTGATATAGAAACCCTTGATAAAAAAGGTCTTGACAGGGTAGAACTGGCAAAACGATTAACAGATGCATATTTCAAAATGGTTTTCAAAGATGGTGTATACCATGCAGACCCTCACCCGGGAAACCTATTCGTTTTAGACGATGGCACCATTGTAGCAGTTGATTTTGGTATGATTGGCTTTCTTTCCAAAACAAAGAAAAAATACTTTTTTGATTATATCATTGCCGTTATTACACTGGATTTGAATCTTGCAATTCAGTTTTATGAAGGCTTTAACATGTTTACCCCATATACAGATTTCAACACATTTGAAACAGACCTGCAGTTTTTCCTTGAAAAATACCACAACAAAAAGCTTGAAGAGATAGACCTGAAAGAAATGATTGAGGATATTATTGAGTTTGTAAGGGAAAACAGATTAAGACTGCCTAATGATGTAGCTTATCTGGGAAAAGCAGCCTTAAACCTTGAAGGCACAGTAAGAAAGCTTGACCCGGCATTTAATCCGACAGAAAGACTTAGAAATTTCATAGGAACTCCCACTAAGGATTATATTTTTGAAAAAATATCAGAAGTTAGGGATGCAGCAGAGTTATACTTTTACCTGATTTTTAAGATTGAACATTTATACAGGCTAATTCTAAGGGAAAGAATGACCTTCCAGATTGTTTTTAAAGATTTAGAAGAACTCCAGACTTTTTATAAACTCCAGACAGGCAAAATAGCTTTTGCAATACTATTTGTGGGACTTTTAATAGCTTCTGCCCTTTTTTATAGTGTCCAAAAGGAAACAACAGGATTAATCTTTTTGATTTTAGCTTTTATAACAGGAATAATATCTTTATACAGAGCTTTTAGATTTTAG
- the hisA gene encoding 1-(5-phosphoribosyl)-5-[(5-phosphoribosylamino)methylideneamino]imidazole-4-carboxamide isomerase, with product MGLKSFIIPAVDIKDGKAVRLFKGDPNAVTIYGDDPVSVAKQWEGKGAKHLHIVDLDGAFEGKPKNYKIVEKIVASVSIPVEFGGGLRSFEAAKTMIDIGVARIVIGSLAYTNKDEFMKIIDAFPNKVVVGIDAKDGKVAIKGWLEKTQYTPLEFAQQYDQLNIWGFLYTDVNRDGAMVGPNIEGTKKLAENLKHPVIASGGVGSIEDVQKLYQLKKYGVYSVVVGKALYEGKIKLEELED from the coding sequence ATGGGGCTGAAATCCTTTATCATACCTGCAGTTGATATAAAAGATGGAAAAGCTGTGAGACTTTTCAAAGGGGATCCTAATGCTGTTACCATTTACGGAGATGATCCTGTTTCTGTGGCAAAGCAATGGGAAGGAAAAGGGGCAAAGCATCTTCATATTGTTGACCTTGATGGTGCATTTGAAGGAAAACCGAAAAACTACAAAATAGTTGAGAAAATTGTGGCTTCAGTTTCTATTCCTGTTGAGTTTGGGGGAGGTCTTAGAAGTTTTGAGGCTGCGAAAACAATGATTGATATAGGCGTAGCGAGAATAGTTATCGGCAGCCTTGCATATACCAATAAAGATGAATTTATGAAAATAATTGATGCCTTTCCTAATAAAGTGGTGGTTGGAATAGATGCCAAAGACGGCAAAGTGGCAATAAAAGGCTGGCTTGAGAAAACCCAGTATACTCCCCTTGAGTTTGCTCAGCAGTATGACCAGCTTAATATATGGGGATTTTTATACACAGATGTTAACAGGGACGGGGCTATGGTAGGTCCCAATATTGAAGGAACAAAAAAACTGGCAGAGAACCTTAAGCATCCTGTAATTGCGTCAGGTGGAGTTGGAAGTATTGAAGATGTCCAAAAATTATATCAGCTTAAAAAATACGGGGTTTACAGTGTTGTTGTAGGTAAAGCCCTTTATGAAGGAAAAATAAAATTAGAGGAGTTGGAGGACTAA
- a CDS encoding RidA family protein yields the protein MQIIETDKAPKAIGPYSQAIKYESFVFVSGQIAINPETQEFIGGSVEKQTERVMENIKAILEEAGLNMNHVVKTTIYLKDINDFEKVNEVYGRYFTEHKPARATVEVSNLPKGALVEIEVIAGI from the coding sequence ATGCAAATAATAGAAACAGACAAAGCACCAAAGGCTATAGGCCCTTACTCACAAGCTATAAAATATGAAAGTTTTGTGTTTGTATCCGGCCAGATAGCCATTAACCCTGAAACACAGGAGTTTATCGGTGGAAGTGTAGAAAAGCAAACAGAGAGGGTAATGGAAAATATAAAAGCTATTTTGGAAGAGGCAGGACTTAATATGAACCATGTCGTAAAAACGACAATATACCTGAAGGATATAAATGATTTTGAGAAGGTAAACGAGGTTTACGGCAGATATTTTACAGAACATAAACCTGCCAGAGCTACTGTTGAGGTAAGTAATTTGCCAAAAGGAGCTCTGGTAGAAATAGAAGTAATCGCAGGAATATAA
- a CDS encoding prolyl oligopeptidase family serine peptidase, with translation MRKRYFSFLFLVFAVLSFMSCHNDTSSKKESTLIHAQEVATLDSNSVNTILLAARNIQPTAAQEQIAKFGAKIYKVLYWTTDDKGNRVKASGVMLLPVVEDPAIKDLYSAPIVSDQHGTIFLDTEAPSNVIPKNIQEIVAYLKNPQGTLPQINPETVIALSYTGRLGFVTVMPDYIGFGVSKDHYHPYMIANSLANSAIDLINAAIDYAEQNGEAVKREVYLTGYSEGGYATLATAKKIQETNQRFKVKAVFPMGGTYNLETLALLLLQQENMPFPPFIADVAYSYAETYDNITLSDLVNPPFDQKIPLYFDKTKDGETIYKDMLVTVCGIINPPPAYCSNPSIIPNFKVSYLFKQNMIQDFLTNGNNPFRTDLRNNNVDNWVPEFPVTFVHCEGDNILPYQLSYLTYENFKNHGVTTEFVNPEELFGTGQLDHPHCATPAYNYLIYSLCVNEYGQDKCGTPPWQMTQP, from the coding sequence ATGAGGAAAAGGTATTTTTCTTTTCTATTTCTGGTGTTTGCTGTTTTATCATTTATGAGCTGTCATAATGATACAAGTAGTAAAAAAGAGTCTACTCTTATTCATGCTCAGGAAGTAGCCACACTTGATAGTAACAGCGTGAATACAATCTTACTGGCTGCAAGGAATATCCAACCTACTGCTGCACAGGAGCAAATAGCCAAATTCGGAGCAAAAATCTATAAAGTGCTTTACTGGACAACAGATGATAAAGGCAACAGAGTAAAAGCCTCAGGAGTAATGCTGCTACCTGTGGTAGAAGACCCGGCAATAAAAGACCTTTATTCAGCACCTATTGTATCAGACCAGCATGGAACTATCTTTCTGGATACTGAAGCCCCTTCTAATGTGATTCCTAAAAACATACAGGAAATTGTAGCTTATCTGAAAAATCCACAGGGTACTCTTCCACAGATAAATCCTGAAACAGTAATAGCCCTCAGTTATACAGGTAGACTTGGATTTGTAACAGTTATGCCTGATTATATAGGATTTGGTGTTTCAAAAGACCATTACCATCCATATATGATAGCCAATTCCCTTGCAAATTCAGCAATAGACCTTATAAATGCAGCTATAGATTATGCAGAACAAAACGGAGAAGCAGTTAAAAGAGAGGTTTATCTAACAGGATATTCTGAAGGTGGATATGCAACTTTAGCAACAGCCAAGAAAATACAGGAAACAAATCAAAGGTTTAAGGTAAAAGCTGTTTTCCCTATGGGTGGAACATATAACTTAGAAACACTTGCTTTATTACTACTTCAGCAAGAAAATATGCCATTTCCTCCATTTATAGCAGATGTTGCTTATTCTTATGCAGAAACATATGACAATATAACACTTTCAGACCTTGTAAATCCTCCATTTGACCAGAAAATACCCTTATATTTTGATAAGACTAAAGATGGAGAAACTATTTACAAAGATATGTTAGTTACCGTATGCGGAATAATAAATCCTCCTCCTGCTTATTGCTCAAATCCAAGTATTATTCCTAACTTTAAAGTATCCTACTTATTCAAACAAAATATGATTCAAGATTTTCTCACCAATGGAAATAATCCATTCAGAACAGACCTGAGAAATAATAATGTTGATAACTGGGTTCCGGAATTTCCTGTAACATTTGTCCATTGTGAGGGAGATAACATACTACCTTACCAGCTTTCATATCTTACTTATGAAAATTTCAAAAATCATGGGGTAACTACAGAGTTTGTAAATCCTGAAGAGTTATTTGGAACAGGTCAACTTGACCATCCACACTGTGCTACACCTGCATATAACTATTTGATTTATTCTTTATGTGTAAATGAATACGGACAGGATAAATGCGGAACTCCGCCTTGGCAGATGACACAACCTTAA
- the dcd gene encoding dCTP deaminase encodes MILSDRKIKELLNKKELVIEPLDEVQIQPSSVDLRLGNEFLIYPEEIEILDVKNPDLGNQLKKVVADEEGFIIQPKHFILATTREYVKLPDYLTAFVEGRSSLGRLGLFIENAGWVDAGFEGNITLEFYNANSRPLKIYPGMRICQLVFARMETPAEKPYRGKYQGQRGTTASRIYMDKD; translated from the coding sequence ATGATACTGAGTGATAGGAAAATAAAAGAGCTTTTAAATAAAAAAGAACTTGTAATAGAACCTCTTGATGAGGTTCAGATACAGCCTTCTTCTGTTGATTTAAGGCTTGGAAACGAATTTTTAATCTATCCTGAGGAAATTGAAATCCTTGATGTTAAAAATCCTGACCTTGGAAATCAGTTAAAAAAAGTAGTTGCAGATGAGGAAGGATTTATTATTCAACCAAAACATTTTATACTTGCAACCACCCGTGAATACGTAAAACTACCTGATTATCTGACCGCCTTTGTTGAGGGAAGGTCTTCTCTGGGAAGATTAGGGCTGTTTATAGAAAATGCAGGATGGGTTGATGCCGGTTTTGAGGGGAATATAACACTTGAGTTTTATAATGCAAATTCAAGACCTTTAAAAATCTATCCGGGGATGAGAATTTGTCAGCTTGTTTTTGCCAGAATGGAAACCCCTGCAGAAAAGCCATACAGAGGGAAATATCAGGGACAGAGAGGCACAACGGCCTCCCGTATTTATATGGATAAAGATTAA